Proteins from a single region of Geothrix sp. PMB-07:
- a CDS encoding FAD-dependent oxidoreductase, protein MSQDHLRDEQEPDPYTRQALENGLSRRSFLSRAAGGAAAAGLFGLSGLPASAAAAVGIPDTKGLDYAKSSDGGATLTFLPKPKPIRDREISETLTFDVVVVGAGASGVPAALSAAENGAKVAVVQKAPFALSQGNTGAGIDLAVSEKAGIEALVARLIADSNHRCNPKLVRQWAYNSGEAVKWVIDRARQGGSPVVDQGSPAQRAILKVNGYGLGYVTSFFGPKPYTTGDGMRHLAKTAEKAGVRFFFSMPAVQLVQNKAGEVLGVIARNASGKYTKFLARKGVILATGDYQNNKAMSDYFVPDVKHLGRKQLDKTGDGFAMAYWAGGVFEPIGHTKMLHDFDAGPASMCDMPFLAVDRKGRRFVNETVEMSLLNNYLKDAENAGHYSQIFDSNYMTQAATWPGKLVPPEGLKHYMPEDPGPKKGVFESQVNTHVADTIEELARKIEADPATLVATVKRYNDLVASGKDSDFGKPADRLIPVIKAPFYGIHRRVRVSAICSGMLVDENHQALNADGKPIKGLFLIGNLGGGFYGGVDYPLTVFGLSLGRCYTFGYLTGRHVAKL, encoded by the coding sequence ATGAGCCAGGATCATCTCAGAGACGAACAAGAACCCGACCCCTACACCCGACAGGCACTTGAGAACGGCTTGTCGCGCCGCAGCTTCCTGTCGCGGGCGGCTGGTGGCGCGGCCGCTGCGGGCCTCTTCGGCCTCTCGGGCCTGCCAGCCTCGGCCGCAGCCGCCGTAGGAATTCCGGATACCAAGGGCTTGGACTATGCGAAGAGTTCGGATGGCGGTGCCACCCTCACCTTCCTGCCCAAGCCGAAACCCATCCGTGACCGGGAGATCAGCGAGACCTTGACCTTCGATGTCGTGGTGGTCGGAGCCGGTGCCTCGGGCGTTCCGGCGGCGCTCTCCGCCGCTGAAAACGGAGCCAAGGTGGCGGTGGTGCAGAAGGCGCCTTTCGCCCTCTCCCAGGGCAACACCGGGGCCGGCATTGATTTGGCGGTGAGCGAGAAGGCCGGGATCGAGGCCCTGGTGGCGCGGCTCATCGCCGACAGCAACCACCGCTGCAACCCCAAGCTCGTTCGGCAGTGGGCCTACAACTCGGGCGAAGCGGTCAAGTGGGTCATCGACCGCGCCCGCCAGGGTGGGTCTCCCGTGGTGGACCAAGGCAGTCCCGCTCAGCGGGCCATCCTCAAGGTCAACGGCTATGGCCTGGGCTATGTCACCTCCTTCTTCGGCCCCAAGCCCTACACCACGGGTGATGGCATGCGCCACCTCGCAAAGACCGCCGAGAAGGCCGGAGTCCGCTTCTTCTTCAGCATGCCTGCGGTCCAGCTGGTGCAGAACAAGGCAGGGGAGGTCCTCGGCGTGATCGCCCGGAATGCGAGCGGCAAGTACACGAAATTCCTGGCAAGGAAGGGGGTGATTCTCGCCACGGGCGACTACCAGAATAACAAGGCCATGTCCGACTATTTCGTCCCCGATGTGAAGCACCTGGGCCGCAAGCAGCTCGACAAGACCGGCGATGGTTTCGCCATGGCCTATTGGGCGGGCGGCGTCTTCGAGCCCATCGGCCACACCAAGATGCTGCACGACTTCGATGCGGGCCCCGCCTCCATGTGCGACATGCCCTTCCTGGCGGTGGACCGCAAGGGGCGGCGGTTCGTGAACGAGACCGTCGAGATGTCGCTGCTGAACAACTACCTGAAGGATGCGGAGAACGCCGGCCACTACTCGCAGATCTTCGATTCGAACTACATGACGCAGGCCGCCACTTGGCCGGGCAAGCTGGTGCCGCCCGAAGGCCTGAAGCACTACATGCCCGAGGATCCCGGTCCCAAGAAGGGTGTGTTCGAGTCCCAGGTGAACACGCACGTGGCCGATACCATCGAGGAGCTCGCCCGGAAGATCGAGGCGGATCCGGCCACCCTGGTGGCCACGGTCAAGCGCTACAACGATCTGGTGGCCTCCGGCAAGGACAGCGACTTCGGCAAGCCCGCGGACCGCCTGATCCCCGTGATCAAAGCTCCCTTCTACGGCATCCACCGCCGCGTGCGGGTTTCGGCCATCTGCTCCGGCATGCTCGTGGACGAGAACCACCAGGCCCTCAACGCCGACGGCAAGCCCATCAAGGGGCTCTTCCTCATCGGCAACCTGGGCGGCGGATTCTACGGAGGGGTGGACTATCCGCTCACGGTCTTCGGCCTCTCGCTGGGGCGCTGCTACACCTTCGGCTACCTCACGGGAAGGCATGTTGCGAAGCTCTGA
- the tatA gene encoding twin-arginine translocase TatA/TatE family subunit — protein MGNLGMMEILLIGIALLIFFGPSRLPELGKGLGKGIQEFKKAAKELTDPVKD, from the coding sequence ATGGGCAACCTTGGAATGATGGAAATCCTGCTGATCGGCATCGCCCTGCTGATCTTTTTCGGCCCCTCGCGCCTGCCAGAACTCGGCAAGGGCCTGGGGAAGGGCATCCAGGAATTCAAGAAGGCTGCCAAGGAACTCACGGACCCCGTGAAGGACTGA
- a CDS encoding S41 family peptidase: MRLLPLFSTALVVAASVSASAQIDARLMRYPDVSATQIAFTYANDLWLVPKTGGVAQRLSTPKGEESFARFSPDGKELAFSGNYDGNLDVYTLPVTGGVPTRVTHHPLPDRLVDWTPDGKALLIASPMESGKDRFNKFFLVPKGGGLPQPLPLPYAEFGALSPDGKVLAYQPISTDFRTWKRYRGGMASEIWFYNLEKKTAERLPSLNGSNDSMPMWHGGKLYFLSDRDGVKRSNIWSYDLATKAFKQITFFKEYDAHFPAIGPEDIVLEAGGRLHRIELPSEKVVEVKVEVVTDQATLKPRSENAAKLLRNPDLSAQGKRAVFEARGEIFSVPAEKGYVVNLTRTPGVAERHPALSPDGQQVAYFSDRSGEYELCVRPADGTGEERQVTHMGPGFRYHISWSPDGKRVVFADQAMRINLCDLDTGKVQVVDKGHFMFEDPLEAFRANWSADSRWFAYPIDTPNQNSVVVVYDTKTGQRHPVTSPFYNAGDPTFDPEGNYLFLSTGQQFSPTYSDLDATWVYTATTRLAALPLRKDVASPLAPKNDLDAPKDEKDKDDKKASGKKDGDKKDNADKKDTPKAVDIDLEGIESRMVLLPPAAGYYSDVAAAKGKLAYRRAAQQNPNGETKTTLYVYDFEEREEKAVLADVEGALLSSDGSKVLVNRKQDYALIDLKPDQKFEKKLPTGELMMTVDPKAEWQQIFNDAWRLERDMFYDPGLHGVDWKTMRARYSKLIQDCVTREDVNFVIGELISELNASHTYRGGGDVEQPARMNTGLLGADFALENGHFRIKKILRGADWDAQVRGPLAQPGLRVKEGDYLLAVNRIPLDAAKDPWAAFQGLAGKTVLLTVNDKPTTTGAHDVIVETVANDYQLRYWDWIEAKRRYVEKTTNGRLGYIYVPDTGIGGQNDLVRQFRGQWDKAGLIIDERFNSGGQIPDRFVELLSRKTFNYYGVRDGKDWQWPAVAHDGPMAMLINGWSGSGGDCFPFLFKKSGLGPLIGRRTWGGLIGISGAPGLIDGGNVTVPTFGIFSKEGQWIVESYGVDPDIEVIDDPALMAQGKDPQLDRAIQEVEAAIKKNPPVPTPKPPYPNRAGY, from the coding sequence ATGCGCCTGCTTCCCCTTTTCTCGACTGCCCTCGTGGTGGCCGCCTCAGTCAGCGCCTCGGCGCAGATCGATGCCCGGCTCATGCGGTATCCCGATGTGTCGGCCACACAGATCGCCTTCACCTATGCCAACGACCTCTGGCTCGTGCCCAAGACCGGCGGCGTGGCCCAGCGTCTCTCCACCCCCAAGGGGGAGGAATCCTTCGCCCGGTTTTCACCCGATGGAAAGGAACTGGCATTCAGCGGCAACTACGATGGCAACCTCGATGTGTACACCCTGCCCGTCACCGGTGGTGTGCCGACACGGGTGACCCACCATCCCCTGCCCGACCGCCTCGTGGATTGGACACCGGATGGCAAGGCTCTGCTGATCGCCTCGCCCATGGAATCGGGCAAGGATCGCTTCAACAAGTTCTTCCTCGTGCCCAAGGGCGGCGGCCTGCCGCAGCCCCTGCCCCTGCCCTACGCCGAATTCGGCGCCTTGTCGCCGGATGGCAAAGTGCTCGCCTACCAGCCCATCAGCACCGATTTCCGCACCTGGAAGCGCTACCGCGGCGGCATGGCCTCGGAGATCTGGTTCTACAACCTGGAAAAGAAAACCGCAGAGCGTCTGCCCAGCCTCAATGGCTCCAACGACTCCATGCCCATGTGGCACGGCGGGAAGCTCTACTTCCTCTCCGACCGCGATGGCGTGAAGCGCAGCAACATCTGGTCCTATGATCTGGCCACGAAAGCGTTCAAGCAGATCACCTTCTTCAAGGAATACGATGCCCACTTCCCCGCCATCGGGCCTGAGGACATCGTGCTCGAGGCCGGAGGCCGCCTGCACCGCATCGAGTTGCCCTCTGAAAAAGTGGTGGAGGTCAAAGTTGAGGTGGTGACCGATCAGGCCACCCTGAAACCCCGCAGCGAAAACGCCGCCAAGCTGCTGCGGAATCCCGATCTCAGCGCCCAGGGCAAGCGTGCCGTCTTCGAGGCCCGCGGTGAGATCTTCTCCGTGCCTGCGGAAAAAGGCTACGTCGTCAACCTCACGCGCACACCCGGCGTGGCCGAGCGCCACCCTGCACTGTCTCCTGACGGCCAGCAGGTGGCCTACTTCAGCGACCGCAGCGGCGAGTACGAGTTGTGCGTCCGGCCGGCAGACGGCACGGGCGAGGAACGCCAGGTCACCCACATGGGCCCCGGCTTCCGCTACCACATCAGCTGGTCGCCCGATGGCAAGCGCGTGGTCTTCGCCGATCAGGCCATGCGCATCAACCTCTGCGATCTCGACACCGGCAAAGTCCAGGTGGTGGACAAGGGCCACTTCATGTTCGAAGATCCGCTGGAGGCCTTCCGCGCCAACTGGTCCGCGGACAGCCGCTGGTTCGCCTATCCCATCGACACCCCCAACCAGAACAGTGTGGTGGTGGTCTACGACACCAAGACGGGTCAGCGCCATCCGGTGACCTCACCCTTCTACAATGCCGGCGATCCCACCTTCGATCCCGAAGGCAACTACCTGTTCCTGTCCACGGGCCAGCAGTTCAGCCCCACCTACAGCGATCTGGATGCCACCTGGGTCTACACCGCCACCACCCGCCTGGCCGCCCTGCCCCTGCGCAAGGACGTGGCTTCCCCCCTGGCGCCCAAGAACGATCTGGATGCGCCCAAGGATGAGAAAGACAAGGACGACAAGAAGGCCAGTGGCAAGAAGGACGGCGACAAAAAGGACAACGCAGACAAGAAGGACACACCTAAAGCCGTCGACATCGACCTGGAGGGCATCGAGTCCCGCATGGTGCTGTTGCCCCCTGCGGCAGGCTACTACTCGGATGTGGCCGCAGCCAAAGGGAAACTGGCCTACCGCCGGGCCGCCCAGCAGAACCCCAACGGCGAGACCAAGACCACGCTCTACGTCTACGACTTCGAAGAACGCGAGGAGAAGGCCGTGCTGGCCGATGTGGAGGGCGCCCTCCTCAGCAGCGATGGCAGCAAGGTGCTGGTGAACCGCAAACAGGACTACGCCCTCATCGACCTCAAGCCCGATCAGAAATTCGAGAAGAAGCTGCCCACGGGCGAACTGATGATGACGGTGGATCCCAAGGCCGAGTGGCAGCAGATCTTCAACGATGCCTGGCGCCTGGAGCGCGACATGTTCTACGATCCCGGCCTCCATGGCGTGGACTGGAAGACCATGCGCGCCCGCTACAGCAAGCTCATCCAGGACTGCGTCACCCGCGAGGACGTGAACTTCGTCATCGGCGAACTCATCTCCGAATTGAACGCCTCCCACACCTACCGCGGCGGCGGCGATGTCGAACAGCCCGCCCGCATGAACACGGGCCTGCTGGGCGCGGACTTCGCCCTCGAGAATGGGCATTTCCGAATCAAGAAGATCCTGCGCGGCGCGGACTGGGATGCCCAGGTGCGCGGTCCCCTGGCCCAGCCGGGTCTCAGGGTGAAGGAGGGCGACTACCTCCTGGCCGTGAACCGCATTCCCCTGGATGCGGCCAAGGATCCCTGGGCCGCTTTCCAGGGCCTGGCGGGCAAGACGGTGCTGCTCACCGTCAACGACAAGCCCACCACCACCGGCGCCCATGATGTGATCGTGGAAACCGTGGCCAACGACTACCAGCTGCGCTACTGGGACTGGATCGAGGCCAAGCGGCGGTATGTCGAGAAGACCACGAACGGCCGCCTGGGCTACATCTACGTGCCCGATACCGGCATCGGTGGACAGAACGACCTCGTGCGGCAGTTCCGCGGCCAATGGGACAAGGCGGGACTCATCATCGACGAGCGCTTCAACAGCGGCGGCCAGATCCCGGATCGCTTCGTGGAGCTGCTGAGCCGGAAGACCTTCAACTACTATGGCGTGCGCGACGGCAAGGACTGGCAGTGGCCCGCCGTGGCCCATGACGGGCCCATGGCCATGCTCATCAACGGCTGGAGCGGATCAGGCGGCGATTGCTTCCCCTTCCTCTTCAAGAAGTCGGGCCTGGGCCCTCTCATCGGCCGCCGCACCTGGGGCGGGCTCATCGGCATCAGCGGCGCGCCCGGCCTCATCGATGGCGGCAATGTGACCGTGCCCACCTTCGGCATCTTCTCGAAGGAAGGCCAGTGGATCGTGGAAAGCTACGGCGTCGATCCCGACATCGAAGTGATCGACGACCCCGCGCTCATGGCCCAGGGCAAGGATCCCCAGCTGGACCGCGCCATCCAGGAAGTGGAAGCGGCCATCAAGAAGAACCCCCCCGTGCCTACGCCCAAGCCCCCCTATCCCAACCGCGCGGGCTACTGA
- a CDS encoding M28 family peptidase: MRPVICAALMGMALWAQGPKVDESALRAHLAFLADDVLEGRGTGQRGGELAVRYLETQLQVLGLAPANGPSYRQTVKLSGMRLQEEGSGLRFEGLKGTLAPTLGSELVLGAAAAETSLAVDAPLVFVGHGIAASDGSRDDYKGVDVKGRILVMLVGDRHSGPPMPLCCQPENFYGRWTYKFEEARRRGAAGALLVHTDASAGYGWPVVRNGWTQERFQREGSGQPGAVQGWITEATAIKLFALGGQDFKALAQGADAMTFQPVVLPIQAKGQVRSTVRSLEQWNVAGFLPGKHPDLRKEVVIYSAHWDHFGKGADGAIYAGAVDNATGCAAVLALAQTLVHEPLERSVMFFFPCAEEQGLIGSSAYVAAPLWPLERTVLDINLESLNVVGPTRDIGLLGSSEPRMRALCAQAAAATGLVITPAKADPAGLCFRSDHFPFAKAGVPALSPGFSLDGGWDYLGDKAAAQAKASDFLNHYHRPTDRYHPEWNLEGLMQQVRFALELGRLAGTVPNPR; the protein is encoded by the coding sequence GTGCGACCTGTTATCTGTGCTGCCCTGATGGGCATGGCTCTGTGGGCCCAAGGGCCCAAGGTGGATGAATCGGCGCTGCGGGCCCATCTGGCCTTCCTGGCAGACGATGTGCTGGAAGGCCGTGGCACGGGCCAGCGGGGTGGCGAACTGGCAGTCCGCTACTTGGAAACGCAACTTCAGGTGCTGGGCCTGGCCCCGGCCAACGGGCCCAGCTATCGGCAGACCGTCAAACTTTCCGGCATGCGCCTTCAGGAAGAAGGCAGCGGTCTGCGCTTCGAGGGGCTCAAGGGAACCTTGGCTCCGACCCTGGGCAGTGAGTTGGTTCTGGGCGCCGCCGCTGCGGAGACCTCCCTGGCGGTGGATGCGCCCCTCGTCTTCGTGGGCCATGGCATCGCAGCGTCCGATGGCAGTCGCGATGACTACAAGGGCGTGGATGTGAAGGGCCGCATCCTGGTGATGCTGGTGGGGGATCGGCACAGCGGCCCGCCCATGCCCCTCTGCTGCCAGCCCGAGAACTTCTACGGGAGGTGGACCTACAAGTTCGAGGAGGCCCGCCGTCGAGGCGCGGCGGGGGCGCTGCTGGTGCACACCGATGCCTCAGCCGGTTATGGCTGGCCGGTGGTGCGCAATGGCTGGACGCAGGAGCGCTTCCAGCGGGAAGGCTCAGGCCAGCCCGGAGCCGTGCAGGGCTGGATCACCGAGGCCACCGCGATCAAGCTTTTTGCCCTCGGAGGCCAGGATTTCAAGGCCCTGGCGCAGGGGGCCGATGCGATGACCTTCCAGCCCGTGGTGTTGCCCATCCAGGCCAAAGGGCAGGTCCGCTCCACCGTGCGTTCCCTCGAACAGTGGAATGTGGCTGGTTTCCTACCGGGCAAACATCCAGACCTTCGCAAAGAGGTGGTGATCTATTCGGCACACTGGGATCACTTCGGCAAGGGTGCCGATGGCGCCATCTATGCCGGTGCTGTGGACAATGCCACCGGCTGCGCTGCGGTGCTGGCCCTGGCCCAGACCCTGGTCCATGAACCACTGGAACGCAGCGTGATGTTCTTCTTCCCCTGCGCGGAAGAGCAGGGCCTCATCGGTTCTTCGGCTTACGTGGCGGCGCCCCTCTGGCCCCTGGAGCGCACGGTGCTGGACATCAACCTGGAGAGCCTCAACGTGGTGGGGCCCACCCGCGACATCGGCCTGCTGGGTTCCAGCGAGCCGCGCATGCGGGCCCTCTGCGCCCAGGCTGCCGCCGCCACGGGCCTCGTCATCACGCCAGCCAAGGCCGATCCCGCGGGGCTTTGCTTCCGCTCGGACCACTTCCCCTTCGCCAAGGCCGGGGTGCCTGCGCTGTCACCAGGCTTCTCCCTGGATGGCGGCTGGGACTACCTGGGCGACAAGGCTGCGGCCCAGGCCAAGGCCTCGGATTTCCTGAACCACTACCACCGGCCCACGGACCGCTACCACCCCGAGTGGAACCTGGAAGGCCTGATGCAGCAGGTGCGCTTCGCCCTGGAACTGGGGCGGCTGGCGGGCACGGTGCCGAACCCCCGCTAG
- a CDS encoding porin gives MKSRNLILTLAGACALPFSASAQASDVQIYGTLLPFMDHIKTSGATAPGLSPATGGATQVAATAYTGDLGNLPARNRMTSGTSNLGFRGSYRVNDDLKIIWQIESAISPDGDAPNSLTSRNSCLGLEGSWGRVFYGNWDTPYKVPLLFVGALRGLNPFDNALTANPGFNVPGTTTQNGRANTSADAAFNRRQGNSVQYWTPEMNGFSGRVAYSVNEGKTTATTTVPSVSPDLWSALLTYKQGAFNISYGFEQHNNYFGLSQLGGSTGATATNASSKDVGHELVAAYAFSTGTKVSAIAERLTYDTDETVAGKVNHYERDAWYLLVQQRWGTHQLFGAYGKANAGSVTVLGGGPATTNGLGGTQWSAGYVYSLTKTADLYVSAYGMNNDRSASYALFPPVGKVAPGASTTGFGLGILYTF, from the coding sequence GTGAAATCCAGGAACCTGATCCTCACCTTGGCAGGAGCGTGTGCCCTTCCGTTCAGCGCATCGGCGCAGGCCAGCGACGTGCAGATCTATGGCACGCTCTTGCCCTTCATGGACCACATCAAAACCAGTGGTGCCACGGCGCCCGGGCTTTCCCCGGCCACAGGCGGCGCGACCCAGGTGGCGGCCACGGCCTACACGGGCGACCTGGGCAACCTGCCCGCGCGCAACCGCATGACCTCGGGAACGTCGAACCTGGGCTTCAGGGGCAGCTACAGGGTGAACGACGATCTGAAAATCATCTGGCAGATCGAAAGCGCCATCAGCCCGGATGGTGACGCGCCCAACAGCCTGACCAGCCGCAACAGCTGCCTGGGCCTGGAAGGTAGCTGGGGCCGTGTCTTCTACGGCAATTGGGACACGCCCTACAAGGTTCCGCTCCTGTTCGTGGGCGCGCTGCGGGGCCTCAATCCCTTCGACAACGCGCTGACCGCGAATCCCGGCTTCAATGTGCCGGGCACCACCACCCAGAATGGCCGGGCGAACACCTCGGCTGATGCGGCCTTCAACCGCCGCCAGGGCAACAGCGTGCAGTACTGGACACCTGAGATGAACGGCTTCTCGGGTCGGGTGGCCTATTCCGTGAATGAAGGCAAGACCACGGCGACCACCACGGTGCCGTCGGTGAGTCCGGATCTGTGGTCGGCCCTGCTGACCTACAAGCAGGGGGCCTTCAACATCAGCTACGGCTTCGAGCAGCACAACAACTACTTCGGCCTGTCCCAACTGGGCGGGAGCACGGGGGCGACGGCCACCAACGCCTCCTCGAAGGATGTGGGCCATGAGCTGGTGGCGGCCTACGCCTTCAGCACTGGCACCAAGGTTTCGGCCATCGCCGAGCGGCTGACCTACGACACGGATGAGACCGTGGCGGGCAAGGTGAACCACTACGAGCGCGACGCCTGGTACCTCCTGGTCCAGCAGCGGTGGGGCACCCACCAGCTGTTCGGCGCCTACGGCAAGGCCAATGCCGGCAGCGTCACGGTGCTCGGCGGAGGACCCGCCACCACGAACGGTCTCGGGGGTACGCAGTGGAGTGCGGGCTATGTCTACAGCCTCACCAAGACCGCGGATCTGTATGTGTCGGCCTATGGGATGAACAACGACCGCTCGGCCAGCTACGCCCTGTTCCCGCCCGTGGGCAAGGTGGCGCCCGGCGCCTCGACCACCGGATTCGGCCTCGGCATTCTCTACACCTTCTAG
- the tatC gene encoding twin-arginine translocase subunit TatC, with protein MTVTLNMPLPEAPPDKMSFWEHLQELRVRIVRSLLAVAVVFTVTYAFRFKLWAWAQKPFLEAMARQTGKAVAALDPFAFTDLTEPFFSMMRLSLWAAGFLSAPFLFYQLWAFIRPGLMPKERRLVIPFVVVTSGCFLAGAAFAYKQAFKFLGDILFQEAASAGLRANLHASDYLDLFISTTLITGVMFELPVLFFFLARFRIVTAKLMLKYWRHATMAILIFSAFFTPGDVVVTTIFFSVVLLGLYFISVIVAWLAEPR; from the coding sequence ATGACGGTGACCTTGAACATGCCCCTGCCTGAAGCACCGCCTGACAAGATGAGCTTCTGGGAGCACCTGCAGGAATTGCGGGTGCGGATTGTGCGCTCGCTGCTGGCCGTGGCGGTGGTGTTCACGGTTACCTACGCCTTCCGGTTCAAACTCTGGGCCTGGGCCCAGAAGCCCTTCCTGGAGGCCATGGCGCGCCAGACGGGCAAGGCCGTCGCTGCCCTCGATCCCTTCGCCTTCACAGATCTCACCGAGCCCTTCTTCAGCATGATGCGGCTGTCCCTCTGGGCGGCGGGCTTCCTGTCGGCGCCCTTCCTCTTCTATCAGCTCTGGGCCTTCATCCGGCCTGGCCTCATGCCCAAGGAGCGCCGCCTCGTCATCCCCTTCGTGGTGGTGACCTCCGGCTGCTTCCTGGCGGGTGCCGCCTTCGCCTACAAGCAGGCCTTCAAGTTCCTCGGCGACATCCTCTTCCAGGAGGCGGCCTCGGCGGGGCTGCGGGCCAACCTGCACGCCTCGGACTACCTCGATCTGTTCATCTCCACCACCCTCATCACCGGGGTGATGTTCGAGCTGCCGGTGCTGTTCTTCTTCCTGGCGCGCTTCCGCATCGTGACCGCCAAGCTGATGCTGAAGTACTGGCGCCACGCCACCATGGCCATCCTCATCTTCAGCGCCTTCTTCACGCCGGGCGACGTGGTGGTGACCACCATCTTCTTCAGCGTGGTGCTGCTGGGCCTCTACTTCATTTCCGTCATCGTGGCCTGGCTGGCTGAACCGCGCTGA
- a CDS encoding twin-arginine translocase TatA/TatE family subunit — MGNLGMTEILLIGAALLVFFGPSRLPELGKSLGKSIQEFKKAGRELTDSASELGASGEKTR; from the coding sequence ATGGGCAATCTCGGTATGACGGAAATCCTCTTGATCGGCGCGGCCTTGCTGGTCTTCTTCGGGCCCTCGCGGTTGCCTGAACTGGGCAAGTCGCTGGGCAAGAGCATCCAGGAATTCAAGAAGGCTGGTCGCGAGCTCACCGATTCGGCCAGCGAGCTGGGCGCATCCGGGGAGAAGACCAGGTAG
- a CDS encoding AraC family transcriptional regulator has translation MDTLFSVWPLDERSNLNWRMGEPGPHCHPFHQVFFILRGSGSHWVDGEETRIHGPWVMLVAKGKKHLYLPDTQDEGWMFDFGEDFLDQGASWVFSDFLASPNLPLPKDDLCQQAATLARLMWDIGKIKSDEARPVLRHLLSAFLHLLQSRIRERGAQNQAHLSSEFKLFQAFLQQLDSHFGTEKDVEFYARKLRCTTRRLGAVCKLVLGKTPQNLIIERCMLEAKRLLLNSDLSVQQIAAELGSEDQSNFTKAFRKATGETPSGYRKSRSLSVPAASRVS, from the coding sequence ATGGATACGTTGTTCAGTGTGTGGCCCCTCGATGAGCGCAGCAATCTGAACTGGCGCATGGGTGAGCCTGGGCCTCACTGTCACCCCTTCCATCAGGTCTTCTTCATTCTTCGTGGCTCGGGGTCCCACTGGGTGGATGGGGAGGAGACGCGCATCCACGGGCCCTGGGTGATGCTGGTGGCCAAGGGGAAGAAACATTTGTATCTGCCGGACACGCAGGACGAAGGCTGGATGTTCGACTTCGGGGAGGATTTCCTGGACCAGGGTGCCTCCTGGGTGTTCTCGGACTTTCTGGCCTCGCCCAACCTGCCCCTTCCCAAAGATGACCTCTGCCAGCAGGCGGCGACCCTGGCCCGGCTCATGTGGGACATCGGCAAGATCAAGTCTGACGAAGCCCGACCGGTTTTGCGGCACCTGCTGTCGGCGTTCCTGCACCTCCTCCAGTCCCGGATTCGGGAGCGGGGCGCCCAGAACCAGGCCCACCTGTCCTCTGAGTTCAAGCTCTTCCAGGCCTTTCTGCAGCAGCTGGACAGCCACTTCGGAACCGAGAAGGATGTGGAGTTCTACGCCCGGAAGCTGCGCTGCACCACGCGGCGACTCGGTGCGGTCTGCAAGCTGGTGCTGGGAAAGACGCCGCAGAACCTCATCATCGAGCGCTGCATGCTTGAGGCCAAACGGTTGTTGCTGAACTCGGACCTGAGCGTCCAGCAGATCGCCGCGGAACTGGGCAGTGAGGACCAATCCAACTTCACCAAGGCCTTCCGGAAGGCCACCGGGGAGACGCCCTCGGGCTATCGGAAATCCAGGAGCCTCAGCGTGCCCGCGGCCTCCCGGGTGAGCTGA
- a CDS encoding cytochrome c3 family protein encodes MNRTTVPRLAAASLVLLTMLLCGGDLAAAGATAKGKAARPSKHADNGVTCIQCHGKAAQKVAVPMQKCLSCHGDTKDLAARTAQVKPTNPHENRHFGTEADCNRCHHEHVASENLCLPCHKFPFKVP; translated from the coding sequence ATGAACCGCACGACTGTTCCAAGACTTGCAGCGGCGTCGCTGGTCCTGCTCACGATGCTGCTCTGCGGAGGCGACCTCGCCGCTGCCGGGGCGACCGCGAAAGGGAAGGCCGCCCGTCCGTCCAAGCATGCCGACAATGGTGTGACCTGCATCCAATGCCATGGCAAGGCTGCGCAGAAGGTGGCGGTCCCCATGCAGAAGTGTCTCAGCTGCCATGGGGACACGAAGGATCTGGCCGCCCGGACGGCCCAGGTCAAGCCGACGAATCCCCATGAGAACCGGCATTTCGGAACGGAGGCCGACTGCAACCGCTGCCACCACGAGCATGTGGCTTCGGAAAACCTCTGCCTTCCCTGCCACAAGTTCCCGTTCAAGGTGCCTTGA